In Thermodesulfobacteriota bacterium, a single genomic region encodes these proteins:
- a CDS encoding protein-L-isoaspartate(D-aspartate) O-methyltransferase: protein MDPYIISLFFASIFLLANHSYQENDKDLYPHRRWEMVETQLILRGIKDSKVIKAMLKVPRHKFIPENFWGLAYNDAPVPIGMEQTISQPYIVALMTQLLELNEKEKVLEVGTGSGYQTAILAEHGCDVYTIEIHESLSLNAQQVLNELGYKDIHFKIGDGYRGWQEYSPFDAIIVTAAPEHTPQPLIDQLKENGRMVIPVGDLYQELLLIHKTQKGIKKTNITPVRFVPMTGEAQKLRKN, encoded by the coding sequence ATGGATCCCTATATCATTTCTTTATTTTTCGCGTCGATATTCTTGTTGGCAAATCATTCTTATCAAGAAAATGATAAGGATTTATACCCGCATAGACGCTGGGAAATGGTTGAAACCCAGCTCATTCTTCGCGGAATAAAGGATTCCAAAGTGATAAAGGCGATGTTAAAAGTTCCAAGGCATAAGTTCATTCCTGAAAATTTCTGGGGTCTTGCCTATAACGATGCCCCCGTTCCAATAGGCATGGAACAGACAATATCGCAACCTTACATTGTTGCCTTAATGACGCAACTCCTCGAGCTGAATGAAAAAGAAAAGGTTCTTGAAGTAGGCACGGGATCGGGCTATCAGACAGCTATTCTGGCTGAGCATGGTTGTGATGTATACACAATAGAGATTCACGAATCGCTTTCACTAAATGCACAACAAGTTTTGAATGAATTGGGATATAAGGATATCCATTTTAAAATAGGAGATGGTTATAGAGGATGGCAGGAATATTCTCCTTTTGATGCCATAATAGTGACTGCTGCCCCTGAACATACTCCCCAACCATTGATCGATCAACTCAAGGAAAACGGTAGAATGGTTATACCGGTAGGAGACCTCTACCAAGAGTTATTACTTATTCATAAAACTCAAAAGGGTATAAAGAAAACAAATATAACACCAGTCCGATTTGTCCCAATGACTGGAGAGGCTCAAAAATTGAGAAAGAACTAG
- a CDS encoding thioredoxin family protein yields MALTPSKMLPLGTKAPDFKLWDVISDKELSLEELKSDTATVIMFICNHCPYVKHVQKGLVELANDYIPKGISFIAICSNDIENYPDDSPENMKAVAKRLGYPFPYMFDESQDVARAYDAQCTPDFYIFDKDLKCIYRGQMDDSRPGNGKPVTGKDIRDALEDILSGKPVTEAQYPSIGCNIKWK; encoded by the coding sequence ATGGCATTGACCCCATCTAAGATGTTGCCCCTTGGAACAAAGGCACCGGATTTTAAGCTTTGGGATGTAATAAGTGATAAAGAGTTGAGTTTAGAGGAACTAAAATCCGATACTGCTACTGTTATTATGTTTATCTGTAACCATTGTCCATACGTGAAGCATGTACAGAAGGGCCTCGTTGAATTGGCTAACGATTATATTCCTAAGGGTATATCATTTATAGCTATTTGTTCAAATGATATAGAAAACTATCCCGATGACTCGCCTGAGAATATGAAAGCTGTTGCAAAAAGACTGGGTTATCCTTTTCCTTATATGTTCGATGAATCACAAGATGTCGCTAGGGCTTATGATGCGCAATGCACACCTGATTTTTATATTTTTGATAAGGATTTAAAGTGTATTTACAGGGGTCAGATGGATGATTCGAGACCGGGAAATGGAAAGCCTGTCACGGGAAAGGACATAAGGGATGCGCTTGAGGATATTTTGAGCGGAAAACCCGTTACAGAAGCGCAGTATCCGAGCATCGGTTGTAATATAAAGTGGAAGTAG
- a CDS encoding LLM class flavin-dependent oxidoreductase: MKFGVGYYSLQSHPHRPRPHEELYEEMLKEISVADEMGFNSAWLTEHHFLSDGYCPSLLVTAAAIAARTKNIRIGTGVLLMPLHDPIRIAEDAAVVDLISKGRLILGIGLGYRKEEFEGYGRSLKERKGRMEESIEILQKSWSDETFSFDGKYYKVKDANVTPKPVQKSIPIWIGAFTEPAIRRAARIGAPLYVPAIGTIPLIKNLFDLHSSLLEEYGRDPEDYEKPLVREFYISDKKKEKVWEDIKEYITYTAKGYAQWGSMVDYSGNLISDPTDPIIYDIVKDQSIIGTPEECVETIKEYKENLPIDNLICRFKFPGIGHQEAMRSMKLFVDKVMPHVS, encoded by the coding sequence ATGAAATTCGGCGTAGGATATTACAGCCTTCAATCGCATCCCCACAGACCCAGGCCACATGAAGAATTATATGAAGAGATGTTAAAAGAGATCTCCGTAGCCGATGAAATGGGCTTTAACTCCGCATGGTTAACTGAACACCACTTTTTAAGTGATGGATACTGTCCCTCATTATTGGTCACAGCAGCAGCCATAGCGGCAAGGACCAAAAATATCAGGATCGGCACAGGTGTATTATTAATGCCCCTCCATGATCCAATCAGAATTGCCGAAGACGCAGCCGTGGTTGATTTGATTTCAAAGGGACGTTTAATTTTGGGTATTGGCCTGGGCTACAGGAAGGAGGAATTTGAAGGATACGGTAGATCGCTCAAAGAGCGAAAGGGACGAATGGAAGAAAGCATAGAGATACTCCAAAAGAGCTGGTCGGATGAAACTTTTAGTTTTGATGGTAAATACTATAAAGTAAAGGACGCAAATGTAACGCCCAAACCGGTTCAAAAATCAATACCCATATGGATTGGTGCCTTCACAGAACCGGCTATAAGGAGGGCTGCACGGATAGGAGCCCCGCTTTACGTACCGGCCATCGGAACTATACCTCTAATTAAGAATTTATTTGATCTTCATTCTTCCTTGCTTGAAGAATACGGAAGAGACCCCGAGGACTATGAAAAACCCCTTGTGAGAGAATTTTATATCTCTGATAAGAAGAAGGAAAAAGTTTGGGAAGATATAAAGGAGTATATTACATACACAGCCAAAGGCTACGCTCAATGGGGAAGTATGGTTGATTACAGTGGAAATCTAATATCGGATCCGACTGACCCGATCATTTACGACATCGTTAAGGATCAGTCAATAATAGGCACACCTGAAGAGTGCGTAGAAACCATTAAGGAATATAAGGAAAATTTGCCAATCGATAACCTCATCTGTAGATTCAAGTTTCCGGGAATTGGCCATCAAGAGGCAATGAGATCGATGAAGCTATTCGTGGATAAGGTTATGCCCCATGTTTCTTAA
- a CDS encoding Rne/Rng family ribonuclease has protein sequence MSIQIYINVTFNETRSAITENGSLVELYIERKSRPQLVGNIYKGKVGNIIPGMQAAFIDLGIGKSGFISVEDVQEDSYSEFFLEEEDLKTQKKKTKSLIQDLLREGQEVLVQCVKEFSVGKGAKLSTNIAIPGRYLVLLGTVDMIRISRRIKNREERQRLLNLIKSAKPEGVGFIARTASQEIDHDELKLDMKNLIGLWNGLKKRSEEAKSPALLYEEPSLYMKVTRDLVLDEETKIFIDSKKAHQEISNYLDANNIKTHIELYTNSTPLFIKYGIEQELKKIIDRKVWLKSGGYLIIEQAEALTVIDVNSGRYTGGITHHETIFDINMEAASEAAYQIRLRNLVGIIVIDFIDIKSLQKRKEIYRKFIESLKKDRARSVVLDMSSFCVVQLTRQRMRESLLTQLTDQCNHCGGKGYVKSIETISYEIIREITSHILKPLVKKIIITANQGVISYLKEFEGKNLKKLAMQHEVEFIYESKESLQDEYEIDIQ, from the coding sequence ATGAGCATTCAAATCTATATCAATGTAACATTTAATGAAACCAGATCGGCGATAACCGAAAATGGCAGCCTCGTCGAATTATATATCGAGAGAAAGTCGCGACCTCAACTGGTCGGGAACATTTACAAAGGAAAGGTCGGAAATATTATCCCTGGTATGCAAGCTGCATTTATAGATCTTGGAATCGGGAAATCGGGGTTCATTTCTGTCGAGGATGTCCAAGAAGATTCATATTCTGAATTTTTTTTAGAGGAAGAAGACCTTAAAACCCAAAAGAAAAAGACAAAGAGCCTTATACAGGACCTGCTTCGAGAGGGACAGGAAGTCCTTGTGCAATGCGTGAAGGAATTTTCAGTTGGAAAGGGAGCAAAACTTTCTACAAACATAGCAATTCCAGGAAGATATTTGGTTCTTCTCGGTACGGTCGATATGATACGAATATCGAGAAGAATCAAAAACAGAGAAGAACGACAGAGACTCCTAAATCTAATAAAGTCCGCAAAACCTGAAGGAGTTGGCTTTATAGCGAGAACGGCTAGTCAGGAAATTGATCACGATGAATTAAAGCTTGATATGAAGAATTTGATCGGATTGTGGAATGGGCTTAAAAAAAGATCAGAGGAAGCAAAATCACCTGCCCTACTCTACGAAGAACCCAGCCTCTATATGAAAGTTACGAGAGATTTAGTTTTAGACGAAGAAACAAAGATATTTATCGATTCAAAAAAAGCTCATCAGGAAATTTCCAATTATCTAGACGCTAACAATATTAAAACGCATATCGAGCTATACACAAACAGCACTCCTTTATTCATTAAATATGGAATAGAACAAGAACTAAAGAAGATTATCGATAGAAAAGTGTGGCTTAAATCAGGGGGCTATCTTATCATAGAGCAAGCGGAAGCCCTGACGGTAATAGACGTGAATAGTGGAAGATACACAGGAGGGATTACTCACCATGAAACAATTTTTGATATAAACATGGAAGCGGCTAGCGAAGCAGCGTACCAAATAAGGTTGAGGAACCTTGTAGGTATCATAGTGATAGATTTTATAGACATTAAGAGCCTCCAAAAAAGAAAAGAGATTTATAGAAAATTTATTGAATCACTCAAGAAAGATAGGGCTCGTTCGGTGGTTCTTGACATGTCGTCTTTCTGCGTTGTTCAATTGACCCGGCAGCGCATGAGAGAAAGCCTGCTAACGCAGCTCACCGACCAATGCAACCACTGTGGGGGGAAAGGGTATGTCAAATCGATAGAAACGATTTCATATGAAATTATAAGAGAAATAACTAGCCACATCTTAAAACCACTCGTAAAAAAGATCATTATCACTGCAAATCAGGGCGTGATATCCTATCTTAAAGAGTTTGAAGGAAAAAACTTGAAAAAGCTAGCCATGCAACATGAAGTCGAATTTATTTATGAGTCTAAAGAGAGCTTACAAGATGAATATGAAATAGATATTCAATAA
- the meaB gene encoding methylmalonyl Co-A mutase-associated GTPase MeaB gives MTKFLVQFIVFTMTITEREIKLVDKMLSGDRIALARLITLVESNYNSIPEIHKRINPKTGKAYIIGVTGPPGAGKSTLVNELIQAYKKNNKKVGVIAVDPSSPFTGGAVLGDRIRMQDHSLDENVFIRSLGSRGSHGGLSKATKEIIKLYDAFGIENIIIETVGVGQTELDIIKLADTVLVVLVPEAGDAVQTMKAGLMEIADIFVVNKADREGAEILSREIKSIISLKPTEGNWDIPVLLTSSIGKLGIDELIKDINRHKLFQTQTGLLRKKRQKRIEEEFSQIILEIIEKRINEKLKDHEVGKVLTRIKKGEIDPYEGAELVISRIL, from the coding sequence TTGACAAAATTCTTAGTTCAATTTATCGTATTCACAATGACCATTACTGAGAGAGAAATCAAACTCGTCGACAAGATGCTGAGCGGTGATCGGATCGCACTTGCAAGGCTTATTACCCTTGTCGAAAGTAACTATAACTCAATTCCCGAGATCCATAAGCGAATTAATCCAAAGACAGGAAAAGCTTATATAATTGGAGTTACAGGTCCCCCCGGAGCGGGGAAAAGCACACTGGTTAATGAGCTGATCCAAGCCTATAAAAAAAACAACAAAAAAGTGGGAGTTATTGCAGTTGATCCCTCAAGTCCTTTTACGGGTGGAGCTGTGTTGGGCGATAGAATAAGGATGCAGGATCACTCACTGGATGAAAACGTATTTATAAGGAGTCTGGGAAGCAGAGGCAGTCATGGGGGGCTTTCAAAGGCAACTAAAGAGATAATAAAACTATACGATGCATTTGGGATTGAAAATATTATTATTGAAACGGTTGGTGTGGGTCAGACAGAGCTGGATATCATAAAGCTGGCAGATACGGTGCTTGTTGTTCTGGTTCCGGAGGCCGGAGATGCGGTGCAAACCATGAAGGCAGGACTTATGGAGATCGCAGATATTTTCGTCGTAAATAAAGCTGACAGAGAAGGTGCTGAAATTCTGTCGAGAGAAATCAAATCTATCATTTCATTAAAACCAACAGAAGGCAACTGGGATATACCTGTGCTGCTGACAAGCTCTATTGGAAAACTCGGAATAGACGAATTGATAAAGGACATTAACAGGCATAAGCTATTTCAGACCCAAACCGGTTTGCTACGTAAGAAAAGGCAAAAGAGAATTGAGGAGGAATTCTCACAGATTATATTGGAGATCATAGAAAAGAGGATTAATGAGAAACTAAAAGATCATGAAGTGGGAAAGGTTTTGACTCGAATCAAGAAGGGCGAAATAGATCCATACGAAGGGGCCGAGCTCGTGATTTCAAGAATATTGTGA
- the rpsU gene encoding 30S ribosomal protein S21 — MAEVIIGKNETIDNALRRFKKMVEREGILSEIKKRNYYEKPSERKKKRARAAKVRSMKKIRSNK, encoded by the coding sequence ATGGCAGAAGTAATAATTGGGAAAAATGAAACCATAGACAACGCCCTGAGAAGATTCAAAAAAATGGTCGAAAGAGAAGGGATACTCTCTGAAATCAAAAAGAGGAATTACTACGAAAAACCAAGTGAAAGAAAGAAAAAAAGGGCGCGTGCGGCAAAAGTAAGATCGATGAAAAAAATACGTAGTAACAAGTAA
- a CDS encoding LysM peptidoglycan-binding domain-containing protein, translated as MPFRLLIAAIFIGGMAFAQGNLPEPKGGEAIYVVRPGDTLWDISKRFYGNPLLWPRLWELNTFIDNPNLISPGQVLSLKPKYEQPGIPVVKINPGVEVEQLKDIGAPPPVYYYSMGGSEGFISPDEWEHMGTILSSEPTKILLADGDIVYTNVGRSDGVQSGDLFTVFRTSKPVLHPFTGRRIGYKVAVFGEIEIVDVLGEKMSTAKITNSIREITRGARIRPHEPFVNEVTIKKGTETANGMVVDSLNDIVVVGQGNIVYIDVGKEHSIVPGNTFSIYTLPRSVRDPDSRKDVTIPPSRKGKLVVLNVEQNTSTGLIIDSARPIEIGDLVSLDF; from the coding sequence ATGCCCTTTAGACTTTTAATTGCAGCCATATTTATCGGAGGAATGGCCTTTGCTCAGGGTAATCTGCCTGAGCCAAAAGGTGGTGAAGCAATCTATGTGGTACGCCCGGGGGATACACTCTGGGATATATCTAAAAGGTTTTACGGGAATCCACTTTTATGGCCACGATTGTGGGAATTGAATACCTTTATCGATAATCCAAATTTAATATCTCCCGGACAAGTGCTTTCTCTGAAGCCTAAATACGAACAACCTGGAATACCGGTAGTTAAGATTAACCCTGGAGTAGAAGTAGAGCAACTCAAAGACATTGGGGCACCACCACCTGTTTATTATTACTCAATGGGAGGGAGTGAAGGATTCATTTCACCGGATGAGTGGGAACACATGGGAACTATCTTAAGCTCCGAACCGACGAAGATTCTACTCGCCGATGGGGACATTGTTTATACGAATGTAGGAAGATCTGACGGAGTGCAAAGTGGTGACTTATTCACAGTATTTAGAACATCGAAACCGGTTCTCCATCCTTTTACAGGGAGGAGAATAGGGTATAAAGTGGCCGTATTCGGGGAAATTGAGATAGTAGATGTTTTGGGCGAAAAGATGTCAACGGCTAAAATTACCAATTCGATTAGAGAGATTACTCGTGGGGCAAGGATAAGACCACACGAACCATTTGTAAATGAGGTCACGATTAAAAAAGGGACTGAAACAGCAAATGGGATGGTGGTTGATAGCCTAAACGATATAGTCGTAGTTGGTCAGGGAAATATTGTCTATATCGATGTTGGAAAAGAGCATTCTATTGTTCCCGGAAATACCTTTTCAATTTATACGCTTCCCCGAAGCGTACGCGATCCTGATTCCCGTAAAGATGTGACTATTCCACCTTCCAGGAAGGGTAAGCTAGTTGTGTTGAATGTAGAACAGAATACATCAACCGGACTTATCATCGATAGTGCGAGGCCTATAGAAATTGGAGACTTAGTTAGCTTGGATTTCTGA